ATTATATCTGTTACCATCTATTTCGACCAAACAACTATATACGACTATTATATGCGTGCATATATACCTATGGATGTTCATGTAACGGAAGCTACAACCTCTTTTTCGAAACGCATTCGTACATTGTAGTCATAATAATAGTTTCGACGACAAATTTAGTTTTAATCGACTGGACAGTGGTAACAGCTTAACATGGAAGTTGAAAgaacaatataaaataaattttttccgtATTAAATGAATGGCAATCGTTTATAAACTTGTATGTATATAGCTCGGTACATGGCGTGgctttacttttatttttgctaCATATTTTATTGCATATTTGCAATATTTGcaaaactaatttaatttactttttgaaGAAAGTTTCTCTTCTTTCCTTTCTATATACCACGGCGCATAGATATATATTCTTGTGAACCGAAACGCTATAAATTATACCTCTTTTCATctataaaattcatttgttacGTGCTTCAAAAACATCAAACAACCGTTatatttatgtaaaacaaTGTTCATTTAAAATGGAATCAAATTGTTAATAAAgcaacgaaaaaataataatatgaGAATTACATCGGCCAAgctctaaataaatttgaagtaaaatattattttcaacagaacGAGAAAACAAATTGGCACTCGGATATAAACACTTTGATTTTGTGGTTTGATGCAGTTTATTGAACACGATGATATATAACATAACATCAGAGTCTTAGCATTCGATTGCTTGTTTACTGATGCCATATTTCCGAACAAGATATTCTTAATTCTCTGACATCCTTCGCCTAAAAATCATCTCTGATTGAAATAATGTGTCGTTACCTAATCAAcgacattgaaaaattagatAGACTTAGATTTACCTGTCGAATTTTTAGCCATACGTGCACACAAACATCAGACATGGTTACACTTCGGTAAAATGTCGGTAGATAGCAAATGTTGGTTAGAGCTTATATGCTAATGCACTACTGCTAGTGGACCAAATTTGTGGTCAAAATGCAATAGGATATCTAACGACAATAACTCTAACGAAAGATATTACTTACAGTCAGTGgcaatgaaatttcagcatgaatttgcttcagctgattcacacaAGCAATCAAAACTGCTCGTAGCAGTTTCAACCGTGTAAAgaagtataaacagttttgattgtttgtgtggaccAGCTAAAagacagctgaagcaaattcatgccaAAATTTCATTGCCACTGACTGTAGCtgatgaaaattgtatttgcaATATTTGCAacatattttcgatttcttttgaaaaagcTTTTTGGCAAGGGTATCcagaaatttcagtttttcctgCACGTGGTGCGCATTTTCTCGTACTGAATCCACTGAATCGATTTCAAAAGGTCTTTCCGAAATCAACGGAATGGAGGTTTTACTGTTTAAACCCGcttcgaaattttattgaaaccagattaaaagatttttattaaGCTAAGCAGGGCAATGAAAGTAActaggtatggtctgttcatacaaaacggaagacatagcgatttcatttaaacaaaCTCGCCTCTCATGggaggtgaatttttttatatgaaatcgttatgtcctccgctccatacaaagtttgacattcgaccataccttgtgttgacgttcattgaagCAGGGCTGTTTGTTTCATCAACCTTTCATGGACGTATGTCATCTGATCTGACAactattatgaaaataaacgaattcacgccgtaagtgtgcctaaaatattaaatttcgaGTGAACGAATCGATGCAAAAGTGAACcgacaaataaatttcaacccTTCCTTGTATaaaaatgacgctgcgttagaaagattttgaatttcgaccgcacttacggcgtgaattgatgTAGATTATGCTCCATTATATAACAAAAGTATTAACATTGACAAAAGCTCTTTGTTTAAAGTACTTAGATTgatagaagtaacagattatcAAGCCTTTTGCTTGCTGAACAATTAAAAGCATGGCCTCTTATCGTGCATTTactaaatttactgaaaattggcGAAATTTACCGGGAATTAACCCAAATGGCTGGTAGAAAACAATTGGGGGTTATTCTAAAATTCATCTgcttttttcagtgctgccagtaGAGTTAAATCATTATTAGCTCGACAAATTAATATACATTGTCGTGAATACACACGTCATTAATGCGGGAAGTTTTCGCTTGTCGAATGCgaaccaaaaatttaattccagcGGGAGACGCGTAAACGTCTTTCCACCAGTGTaccaaatttacttttttgtttttagtaatttcagaaaattctcaataataggccctgaacGAAACTACAATAGAAGTTCTATAGTAGATAATCGACGAGCCAGTGACACCTAACAATCTACATTTCAAACTTTGAACGGATATGAAATTAAAACTAATGATCAAAGgtgtaatttatgaatgttcGTTATATTGCTGAATGTATCGACTAAAAGATTTCCATTAAAACAAATGGTAAATGACTTTTACACCATAAACTGCACACCAGGTAGAACATCAAAAAGTATTAATTTATGCTTGAGTGGAAGTagatttttttcagtttcaaaaGTAAACAATGGCAGTGATTTCAATTACGTGTACatgtgtttcaaatttgcattCAATTCGGACGTTTACTAAGTAAACATAgaatgaaatataaaatgattttcgtgTATATATGATTCGTTTCGATGgtacaacaatttttattccgtCGAAATTCGTAATAGTTAAAGTGATTGTTACACGGTAGAATTTCCggcagttttttttagaattccGTTTGCAATCTGACCTAAAAATGATAAATCGCTTTTCCATTTTGTATGCACAGACAGAGTGAACCTTTGAAGGTACATTCCACATCGTTGGTCTCGTAATTTCAGTCCACTTCTCTATGTGACTTTTTAAATGGATCACTCGTTGCTGAATTGAGTCCACATCATTTCTCATCTTCCatgttcgttcgtttttttttttctgaattagtTTGACCTGATGTGAACTGCATagaaatattaataaaaagtACGAACACGcgtggaaaattttttaatattagAATTGATCTCATGAGATTTATTATGGCCAGAGTTTACCcgtcattttaaaaatgaatttaccattttttccACACTCAAtccgtttttgttttttcgtctACAGACATTGTACAATGAACATATATGGCAGAGCATATGGTGTCTATTAGATTCATTATTATATAATGTAAATAtccattaaatttaatttaaaagaaaaaactcaaacagAAATCGTTATGCCAAGTAATGctgaaaaaaaggtaaaaatttatttattaatttgcggcagagtttttctttcttttttattttttcgatattatttCATAACTTGTTGATAATGGGAACTAATGTGTGCAATCCGTATATGAAATGTTATATCAACTGCTGCAAACTATATTTTAGCTGGAGTGTGTGTCTACCTTAACCAGTATTAAATGTAATATTGAAATATCATGTGTGTTTTATTACGACCTATTCGTAATGTTATGTGCAACCATcaatatatttaattaataCCTTTGTCGATATTGTGGATCGTACAGACATTTCGAACAGATAAACGTGTGGGTTCGAATTTTTATGCAATATTATGTTTAACATCAGTTCCAGTGTTTTCTGTTATGCCTTTTTTAAGTTTCAAATACAATATTGTGATAAAAGCCAACACTTATGATTCGTTTGACTCatcggattttattttaagattttattttattttctggaAGGTACATAGGAAGAGAATCATTTGAGTGGTGTAGACTTTCACGTAAAAATAGCATCATTAAAGGAAAgatgaaacgaaattttattttttggtggtttttctGAAATTAGATTATCGCGTCAATGCAGCTCATCTTACAAAGATTCAGAAACAGTATATTATTGGCATTTGAAGGGATCATCGAGGCTTGTCCAGATTATTCTTTTAATATCAACATTATtactaaataataaaatgagaaCCAATGTAGGGGAAGAGTAAATAATTACCCCCTGTCAGTTTCATTAATATTCGCTTATGATTCCTAATTTTATTGCATACGCGCGATGTTTCGCCAAATAGGGCATGAATCTTGTTGCCGTTTCCACCACTTGCCTTTTTTCACCTTTGGCGCCTCGGTGGTTTTCAGGGTAAAACTACACGAAACAACTGTATTCAGCAGCGACGAAAACATGGATGGCGCTTTTGTAGTTTACAGGGAATACAGTACGTCGTCCCATACCCTATTGTTATTTTCCTAGCTCTTATAAAGAGacattatttgaaattgaacgGATAATTTAGCGTTCTTCTGCATCTCTTTCTCGCTTATGCAATAAAAAAGCGTATCTTAACGTATAAGGGGAAATCTCGGCAATCCTCTATCTTTCCCCTCATATGccaataatctactattagtGGCGACAATTCGATCGAACATCAGTTGTAAATCTATACAAGTTTTACGTCGTTCTcatttgtcataaaattattCTTAATTAATATTAGTCACCGTTCATTAAGACAGTGAACAGCGAGTTCTGTTCTCATCCAGTTATCTGGAATTACAACTTGTACAAGTGGTCTTCGTATTTGCATAATCGTCGAATGCATCGTAATAACAGAACACATGTATTTGTATACGGTTCACATGTTACGTTTAATGAGATATACACTCTTGTTCGGCTCACCCATTTTTGTATTACCTAATTACGACAATAAAATGTACAGTAACATCATCACTAATTAACAGAATAATGATTGtcggaatgaaaattgactaATATCGACATCGACACCTACATGTTAAACGTAAAATGTTTGGAAGCAATTTAGCTGTACTGTCGGTTACATCGCTAACACCtaattttgttacattttcgaTTCGATAAAGCAAAATGACATACCCATGAATTATCTTTGAATTGTGCCATATTGTAGCTAGTAACACGAAATGTTGCTATTTTATCCAAAACGCTTGAAATGAGATGATCCCCGATAAATAGTCTTTATGGTAGATGACGAGGCTGACACATGATACACAGTTAAACTACAACGAAGCACACACTTTTTAGCTAGAGggattgaacaatttttttctttctttattcaAGATGTTACGAGTCTGAATGTCTCTATTAAAAGAAGATTGACATTAAGTACCCTCTAATCGTAAGAGAGTTTAATGAGCAAAacttaacaattttttaatatcCAATCGAACGCCGTTAGAGTTTACATTTCGATAACAGTGTTGgataaaacacacaataccAAACTGTGACTAACTGGGTCACAACACAGTACAACTATCCGATTCAATTCCGAAACAAATTAGTCAATGGTGTAATCAGAaacgattttcaattgaatctctcaatcgaaaaatgaaCCATAAAAACCAACCGAAAATCGaccaataaaaatatcgatCAATAAAAATCGGCAAAACACGGAGATAGATCTTGAACGCGCAATTAATAATCCATTCGTCTAAGCCACACAAAACTATCTGGCGGTTGTATATATCTTCATCGAATATCAACACCGACTGTTTTGTAAAACGGTTTGTGTATGCGCACTATAGACGTGCAAATAAATAACTGAAActggttaaaaaaaaaattattttttgttcagttttgtATATAGTTAAAACATGGAAAAAGTTTCGCTTAAATGATGAACGAAATAATATCGCGCGCGAACAGTTAATAAtaattctctcatttctctcGTTTCTCATGTTTTATCATTACAATAGCGAGCACTACCTCTTCGTACATtgtgttaaaaaatttttggatatGGATGGTATCACAGCCGCATTTTGTTATTACGCAAAGCTTCCTTCccacttttcgaaaaatatgcAATGAGAGGAAGTTACTATACAACGCAGAggtgaatgaaaattatgaaaggtTCATGCGATTTAATGTCTATGTGTAGAAGCGGAAACACTGGATGATTTAGTGCTAAAACTATTGAATGAAAACCGAgctaaaattttaacaaaattggaaagtttttgactttaaattttcttgagaattttcttctaaagttttgaaaatcgtATCACGTTGAAgtaattaaatctgttactacCAAGTTgagttgataacagatggcgttcgCTCCAGCGAGCTGATGATACTGCCATCTGTTATTATCTCTCTGCATGCTAATTTTGTTGAGAGTGTCGCGTAtggtacaaaatcttttacttcattaaatctgttaccatcgagttgataacagatggcgttcgTTTCGCCGGACGGAAGTAAGACCGTCTGATATTATCTCTTAACTCTTATACTATTTTTGTTGCTTAGCGTctggaaaaaatcttttacttcatttgacttaacatacattttactatacaAGATAACAGTAGATAGTTTAGCTGGAGCTCTGGAGTCTATCGtgtttttttgtcgtcgtcgTCAAATATTGGCTAAAATGTTCTGTGCGtggtgtaattttttttaacttttctaGAAACTTTATTTGCTCCTCAAACAAGCGACCAACTGgtataaatacagaaaacatttGTATTTGTCAACAGTTTAATAATCAAACGTAAAAAAAGTTGAACTCGACATTTTATCATGCAAGAAATACAAGTCATGTCGAcgtaaaacaatatttattgCATATTTGGTGAAAGCTCTGTTTATAAAAATCTATGACTGATAAAGACGGCGCTTCGTTCATTCCCTTGTTCGATGATAACATACCAAAGACGAACGGACACTGATAACGTTGttattttgactgaaaatttcgtattttaccGAAGCAAATTATCTGAagaaattcttatttttggctTTGAGTTCAAGTTTAAGTTCAATTGATTTTAGTGTACCGTCGACATTTCGATCTAAATGGAAGcaaacatgttttctgttgCAAAGAAATTTGCTGAGGCATCGACTAAATCGCCTGATACCACTGCTGTTCCACAAACAACAAGTGTGCCGGTACCATCTTGTCTACTTCGTCCCATTGCAACGAAACCCACCTTTTTAATGGGAACCGGTCCGACAAATTTCTCACAAAGAGTCAGTGAGGCTCTTTGTAAGCCTTTGATGGGACTTTACATGGACGAAACGCATTACGTATAGAGTTGCAGCACCTTAATCAAATTgtacaatttcattgaaaatatttcttcatcTGCAGATAATGGACGAAATCAAGGAAGGACTTAGATACATCTTTCAGACCAAAAATTCGGTTACATATTGCTCCAGCTGCTCTGGAAATGGGGGCATTGAGTCGGTACTCTTCAATTTAGTTGAAGAAGGCGATGTTGTCTTGTTCGGTGTTACTGGTGATTTTGGTCGTCGAGCTGTAAATATCGGTAGGCTTCTAGGTGCCGATGTGCGGGTTCTTGAAGCTACTTTAGGGACAGTCCTTAAGTACGAACAGATTCGAGGCCACGTAGAACTATATCGACCAAAAATATTATATCTCGTGCATGGAGAATCATCCTGTGGAGTACTGCAGTCACTTGTTGGCTTAGGAGATTTGTGTCGAAGGTATGATTGTCTGTTGGTAATAGATGCTGTAAGTACCGCAGGTGCTGTTGAATTTCTGGTCGATGAATGGAAAATAGATGCAGCGTTTGCTGCGTCGCAAAAAGTATTGGGTGCACCTGCAGGCCTTGCACCAATAACTCTGAGCGAAAGAGCAAtgcaaaaaattcataatcgTAAAACTCCGGTAAAATCATACTATTGGGACGCTGTTTTGTTGAGCAGTAAGTGGGGATGTCAGGGGGAATCACGGATGTAAGTAGATGCGTGgtgttaaaattggaaattgtgtCGAAAATTTGTGGTTTTCCTAGGAAGCACCATACAGTGTCGTTGATGGTTTTGTATGGTTTGCGAGAATCATTAGCGGAAATTTGTGAACAAGGCCTAGAATCATTCAGAAATCGTCATTCCGAAAATGCAATAAGACTGCAAAAAGGCCTACAAAGTATGGGGCTGGAATTATTCGTGCAAAACCCCGAAGAACGTTTACCAACAATAACTGCTGTTCGAATTCCATATGGAGTTAATTGGAACAAAGTTTCCGATTATTTACTAGAGAGGTAGGAAACTGTTAAGAACATTTCATGTCGATTCAATCTAATCTAATTTATGTGTGGCGCAATTTAGCTTCTCACTGGAAGTTTCATCTGGTTTCGGTCGCACTGAAGACATGATATTCCGTATCGGTTTAATGAATTCTAATGCAACTTACCGAAGAGTCGATTACGTTTTGAATGCACTTAGAGAAGCGTTACGAGTCACATGCAATTATGCTCCACCGACAGGTTCTGTTTACTACTAAGGACAACAAAAGCTTTCGATTTATTCAGCCGGTTGGCTGAGAATGCtgaattagaatattttgcaGTTTTCTTGggtttttgtattaaaatgcACCTCAACTTAGCGTTAAAGAGTTTTACTATGACTAGCGGTATGCTAACGTTGCAACTGTTGAGCTTGaattgtgtatatatatatggtgTATATGGATGCACTAACACAAGTCATAAGCTTTTCCTTACCGAGTTGTGCGCACTAAtctgaaataaatttggaCAGAGACCGACTTGCAGGCAGTACTACACTAAAACATACACAAAATGCGGAGGTATCGATCGAATCCAACAATCTGCACCTAAAACAGGATATTGCACATTGCTTCTCAGGCTCTCATCGGCGCATAAGAATTCATAAGACATGTTTGTTCAATAATCCTATTGGTCTAACACATTTTCAGCaaagtttttttctctcaaacCATCAGTTTGTTACACcacttttcaaaacaaaaactaagaTGACAGTTCGTGAGAACTCCCCTATGAAAACGTGACGGTAGAAAATAGACACTTTCTCCCCCAAAATGTCATAAGCTTAGCAGCGCGTTTTTTTCTCATGTCAGGGGGAATAATGAAAACACGACCAGTCATTTGTTATTGATATCAACAAAAACGATAAGCAATGATCTCAGTCTACTGTactcttatatagcaaaatctGTTGTGAAACAGAAGAAGTACGAGATTAAATATACGCCTCTcttgcaacaacaaaaaaataccaGATTCGATCTTTATAACCTCATACCGAATATGTATAAAAGGTAGAATGGAAAGGTACCTACTCAATGAAAAGCAATGCATAAGCATTAATGACATCTACCAATATGTTGTTGTACTCAATTCGCTTTTTGTGCTTTTTTCGTGTGTATATGTacgatgaatgaatgaatgaacaacCATATCGTTGGTTGCGGTAAACAGTGtaatattttgaattgaacagtTGGCCGATGTCAACGGACCGTGGAAGAATAGAATTTTGTGAGAGGGACGAAAGGGTGTCATGTAAAATTGTATCATTTATACCTTTGTTGCATACCGTACCAGTCGTTCTACCGCAATGAAAAGTATTAgtgaaatcaaaaataatagaaatacTGCTTGTAATGTTGCTAGTTTACAGTCAATCCGTACTGAAACGGTGCCCGCAGATGTACGGGATAGTGATCTATTAATTGATCTGCGTAGTGAGAAGGAAAGTTGTGGTGATGAAAACAGTGAGACCGATATCAACAAAAAGAGTTTTCCCTACGAGTATGACTTCGAACGGGATATTGAGAAACTAATTCAAGTCTCAAAGCAATTCCAAACAGactatgaaaaagaaaaaactaaaattgatgCAGTCTCAGAGGATAATTACTTAAGAATTTCGATTTTGAACTCTAATTCACAAAGGAAACAGAAACCTTCAGCTTCGGAAATCGTTTTACCGGTAAACGACCGTGATAACTTCTACTTCAGTAGCCGTTCATTAAAGAAAGAGAATATTCTTGATTCTTATTTGAATCATCCGAAACAAACATTTACTCCGACTGTACCGCATCCAGGTCCATTCGGAACAGGTGTAATTCGACCATCACCAAAGAAACATTCATGTGTTTCAAAAGGTAAAACACTATCGACAAAGCGATTCCGCTCCTCCGGATGGAGTGTGAAGCCATACACTTCCAGGTATTACAACTTTGATCGGACTCATCCGGACTTGAAATTAGTGGAAAGTGGAGTATCAATGATTCCGAAACGTATTTCTAAAGAAGCAACGGAATTAACTACTAGAGCACAGTTGGAGACCACCACGAAACCTTTGTTGAGCAAAGGACTCACTTGGCATCAGTTCTTTGAACGTTGCAATGTTTATTCATCAAAGTCCTTTCAATCGACTCATGGTGATACCACAGCCACGCAACCCGCCGTTTCGGAATTATTAACCCCAACGTCAAATGACAACAGCAAgattcaaaaacatattttacccCAATTGAACATAAGAGCCGAATGTTGTGTGCAGCGAATACCAGAGATATCCATTGCCCCTTGCGGATTTAAAAGAACTGTGAACACGAATATAAAGTTGGTGGAAATAATTTACGAGGAATCAGACAGTACGGTGGAAACCGATGAAAGGCGAAGTGAGGAGACGTTGAAAAAAGTTGAAGAGAAAGTATCTGAACCGTTCAATCTTCAAAGTAATTCGGAAAGGGCGTCATCAGTGAATTTAGAACTGCCTAGCATCGATGAAAGTACGGAAGACACTGAAACGAAAACATCGTCAACCAGTTCATCACAGACACCATCGAAAAATAATGGATATGACAGCAGCCTTGAGGAAAGCATCTCCTTAAATGTATCACGAGCATCAGCATTAACTTCGGGATTTGCGGACCATGAAATGAAAGCAAGGTCGCTAAAGGATGTTGGCATCCAAACAACGAGATTGGTAAAAATAGCATCACCTAGTAAGGAAACTGCAAATGGAAAAACTATTTCATCATCTAGTGACCCCAGCAAACAGGAATATGTTGGTGAGTAATGCTTATAAATCTCGCATCAGATTCGGTATAAATTTCTTGTCCATTCTGTTTACAGAGTACTTCCACCAGCCGCCAGAAGTATGCCAAGAAATAAAGCTACCGACATTTCCAACACATGAACTGGTACAAATGGTAGATGAGATCTTTGACACATCCAGCGATGCAGTGAATATGAGCTACAAATACATTGTCAAGGAAACAAGTGTTCAGACTGATATTGTGTGGGAAAACATCAACGATCTGTTCAAGCAACAAAATAGACCAACATTAACACGCCCGACAGACGCTGTGGAAACCAAAGTCTCTGAATTTTATGTGCATCCTAATGCAAATTTTGTTAACCAACTTGAGACTGGAGAACAGGTGTCAACAAATATCGCCAGtgaaagtaataaatttgacAATCTACAGTTACTGCAAGTAGTGCGACCAGTTGAACGATTCTGCCGTCATAGCCGgttaaaaaagataaaaatatgCTCATGTCTCGGGTGCAAAAGTAACATTCGTTTTTCTTCAGTAAATATCGACCAATCAATTCAACGAACATCAAATGACTCATCGTCATCGTCCGTATTTGACTCGAGACCAATACCATCAGCCAGAGTCAATTTATTTCCGTCTGAAAGGTATAAACGAATGAAACAAGCCCAGAGAGAGCATTTCGAAAACGATCCAAGAATCTCGCGTACCTTGAGAAAAATCTATGCGACTGCTAGGGCGAATAAAACTCAAGAGACCACTTCGTCAAGTTCATCAGGTTGTTATGGCCAATCCAATGTACTACCACgccaattttctacttacgatGATAAAGTTCTAGAACCAGATTTGTTCACATTTAACGATGAATTGTTACTATTTGGATTTGAAACCCACGACGAAATCGAATACTCGTCAAGACTTTTAAAAACCGAAAGTT
This genomic stretch from Bradysia coprophila strain Holo2 chromosome II, BU_Bcop_v1, whole genome shotgun sequence harbors:
- the LOC119069165 gene encoding serine--pyruvate aminotransferase, mitochondrial-like, whose product is MEANMFSVAKKFAEASTKSPDTTAVPQTTSVPVPSCLLRPIATKPTFLMGTGPTNFSQRVSEALCKPLMGLYMDETHYIMDEIKEGLRYIFQTKNSVTYCSSCSGNGGIESVLFNLVEEGDVVLFGVTGDFGRRAVNIGRLLGADVRVLEATLGTVLKYEQIRGHVELYRPKILYLVHGESSCGVLQSLVGLGDLCRRYDCLLVIDAVSTAGAVEFLVDEWKIDAAFAASQKVLGAPAGLAPITLSERAMQKIHNRKTPVKSYYWDAVLLSSKWGCQGESRMKHHTVSLMVLYGLRESLAEICEQGLESFRNRHSENAIRLQKGLQSMGLELFVQNPEERLPTITAVRIPYGVNWNKVSDYLLESFSLEVSSGFGRTEDMIFRIGLMNSNATYRRVDYVLNALREALRVTCNYAPPTGSVYY
- the LOC119068925 gene encoding uncharacterized protein LOC119068925 — encoded protein: MKSISEIKNNRNTACNVASLQSIRTETVPADVRDSDLLIDLRSEKESCGDENSETDINKKSFPYEYDFERDIEKLIQVSKQFQTDYEKEKTKIDAVSEDNYLRISILNSNSQRKQKPSASEIVLPVNDRDNFYFSSRSLKKENILDSYLNHPKQTFTPTVPHPGPFGTGVIRPSPKKHSCVSKGKTLSTKRFRSSGWSVKPYTSRYYNFDRTHPDLKLVESGVSMIPKRISKEATELTTRAQLETTTKPLLSKGLTWHQFFERCNVYSSKSFQSTHGDTTATQPAVSELLTPTSNDNSKIQKHILPQLNIRAECCVQRIPEISIAPCGFKRTVNTNIKLVEIIYEESDSTVETDERRSEETLKKVEEKVSEPFNLQSNSERASSVNLELPSIDESTEDTETKTSSTSSSQTPSKNNGYDSSLEESISLNVSRASALTSGFADHEMKARSLKDVGIQTTRLVKIASPSKETANGKTISSSSDPSKQEYVEYFHQPPEVCQEIKLPTFPTHELVQMVDEIFDTSSDAVNMSYKYIVKETSVQTDIVWENINDLFKQQNRPTLTRPTDAVETKVSEFYVHPNANFVNQLETGEQVSTNIASESNKFDNLQLLQVVRPVERFCRHSRLKKIKICSCLGCKSNIRFSSVNIDQSIQRTSNDSSSSSVFDSRPIPSARVNLFPSERYKRMKQAQREHFENDPRISRTLRKIYATARANKTQETTSSSSSGCYGQSNVLPRQFSTYDDKVLEPDLFTFNDELLLFGFETHDEIEYSSRLLKTESSQDSSISIGKYYTADANNQQLRGKSLFCTNSEEVSSCNSVCVQRVSELEQCLLKDIENSGSDPSALSSLLSASSLERKINEIRLVDIS